The following coding sequences are from one Streptomyces sp. ITFR-21 window:
- a CDS encoding YgjP-like metallopeptidase domain-containing protein: MTATIRSVRAALDLHPDLGRHIATIKISTRRKSLGMSIRPGDSGITLHVPAAHTPADVVATLAENRHRIASMLHKARRTVPAIPVKELVNGASFLWLGQNNRLRLVDDAAEAVRHVDDHGTTTERGTWRGRWLELDRSVVRLGGAPLISWYIQEGSAWLDAQAGPLWARIAGGRRPLPAVRAADIGRSRWGVHHHKPNPADDTIRIAWQTFQLRPALVRHVLTHELVHAARPGGRAHGHEFWRAFERAEPGARQRERELHKEGATVWMGDVHPPAPR; the protein is encoded by the coding sequence ATGACCGCCACCATTCGCTCCGTCCGTGCCGCCCTTGACCTGCACCCCGATCTGGGTCGTCACATCGCCACCATCAAGATCAGCACCCGTCGCAAGAGTCTGGGCATGAGCATCCGGCCCGGTGACAGCGGCATCACCTTGCACGTTCCAGCCGCCCACACACCTGCCGATGTCGTGGCCACGCTCGCCGAGAACCGCCACCGGATCGCCTCCATGCTGCACAAGGCCAGGCGGACCGTCCCGGCCATCCCGGTCAAGGAACTGGTCAACGGCGCCAGCTTCCTGTGGCTGGGGCAGAACAACCGCCTACGCCTCGTCGACGACGCGGCCGAAGCCGTACGCCACGTCGACGACCACGGCACCACCACCGAGCGCGGCACCTGGCGCGGGCGGTGGCTCGAACTCGACCGCTCCGTCGTCCGCCTGGGCGGCGCGCCACTCATCAGCTGGTACATCCAAGAAGGCAGCGCCTGGCTCGACGCCCAAGCAGGGCCACTGTGGGCGCGGATAGCGGGCGGGCGCCGCCCCCTGCCGGCCGTGCGGGCCGCCGACATCGGCCGCAGCCGCTGGGGCGTCCACCATCACAAGCCGAACCCGGCCGACGACACCATCCGCATCGCCTGGCAGACCTTCCAACTCCGCCCTGCGCTGGTACGCCACGTCCTCACCCACGAACTCGTGCACGCGGCGCGGCCCGGCGGACGCGCCCACGGCCATGAGTTCTGGCGCGCCTTCGAACGCGCCGAGCCCGGAGCCCGCCAGAGGGAGCGTGAACTCCACAAAGAAGGTGCGACCGTCTGGATGGGGGACGTACACCCTCCCGCCCCCAGATGA